A DNA window from Methylocystis heyeri contains the following coding sequences:
- the prfH gene encoding peptide chain release factor H, which produces MIRLLFTSGWGPAECRMALAHALRRVAAEAEVADCDCAIAPLAENQDRHGPGAAIVVLAGAAESEIAGRWTSGSVQWVHKSPLRPGLARKNWFIGVFELPSPEEGKAPDRSDIRFESFRAGGPGGQHQNKTESAVRAIHAPTGLSATARDGRSQHRNKALAMERLEALLNARAQVQREGETRLIHATHRKVERGAAGLRFEGPDFRPAAR; this is translated from the coding sequence ATGATCCGCCTGCTCTTCACATCGGGTTGGGGGCCTGCGGAATGCCGCATGGCCCTCGCCCACGCTTTGCGGCGGGTGGCGGCCGAGGCCGAGGTGGCGGATTGCGACTGCGCCATCGCGCCGCTGGCGGAAAACCAGGACCGGCATGGCCCCGGCGCCGCCATCGTCGTTCTCGCCGGCGCCGCCGAGTCCGAAATAGCCGGACGCTGGACCTCGGGCTCCGTGCAATGGGTGCATAAAAGCCCGCTGCGGCCGGGGCTCGCGCGAAAGAACTGGTTCATCGGCGTGTTCGAGCTGCCTTCGCCGGAGGAAGGGAAGGCGCCCGATCGGTCCGATATCCGGTTCGAAAGCTTCCGCGCCGGCGGACCGGGCGGCCAGCATCAGAACAAGACCGAAAGCGCCGTGCGCGCCATCCATGCGCCGACCGGGCTTTCCGCCACGGCGAGGGATGGGCGGTCTCAGCATCGCAACAAGGCGCTCGCGATGGAGCGTCTCGAAGCGCTGCTGAACGCCAGGGCGCAAGTCCAGCGCGAAGGCGAGACGCGCTTGATTCATGCGACGCATCGAAAAGTGGAGCGCGGCGCCGCCGGCCTTCGCTTCGAGGGGCCGGATTTCAGGCCGGCGGCGCGATGA
- a CDS encoding DUF3971 domain-containing protein: MRRPRLSAGARRFVRGAGGIGIGILLILSMAAGVFLTALSRGPIGFDWLAPTIVRSLDELYAGRYAFGLKGVAVANTDHGPTLTIQGLTVKCQDRLIVAAPRAEISVDLSSLLSGRIKPHRLEMLDLELRLSVLPDGRVTISAGAPPQELPAHAPQVPAPGDDAAKPDPDIPVEGSKLLGRAGAALRILSDLSTNPDSAIGAIDRVGISHGRLVIDDRTVDRVISYDDLALSLDKSPGGMKFTLGANAGGRRWSISASAHGLPGSRRDFDAQAQSFTLDDIALLGGLRKLPFDTDSRFSAKLHYVLGAGGRVLEAGGALRLGKGFFRLEEPDFEPVMITELSGAAHWDAANRQFVVSPVIVKTAVLDLAIEGAVAPPPPDIGAGQENPASDLWKASFRLAKPTVLAPERPGQQPLHIDRSEMRLQLSLARQKFELTRFELGSPEANVTGSAVIDWVSSPHVAYGINLENTQIGALTRLAPTHAAAPVRYWLTEHAPAGIIRRGEFKADFTQSDMVAMRYENPPTDAAIHGEAEVVNVSLVDLIPGLPPVTVLAAHLHQTGRTFSLDGASGYLDTHHEHRINLSEGRLAIADNSVKPSPSTLDLRLAGGVEAAAEIVSIPSLAPLVRLPLEPSQLKGQIEGRLHADLEIGDNARADRTVVAVEANAFNLSIERFFGAERLEGAALNIVDDPASGLKVTGGGRLYGGSATIDLKRAPGEGAPTQAQLSLVLDDAARAKAGFALPGVSGPVVALVKTNLPFNEAETPVELDLSRASLDNILPGVAKPAGKPAKAQFTFSKRPEGVTLERFTFETGPTQIAGVVDLSKEGAFRSAKFSQFRLSPGDEARVEVQRAGEGLKLSVRGTNLDARAVLRGLTSTVSEKPSQGGGKAAAISFDDLDLDLKSPIVSGFGKQILSNVDLKWERKGGRVRQFALSGNFGREPLSVALSRGDAATPQIEISTADGGALLSFLDLYGRMDSGMLGARIQLGQGRSDGVVTIRDFYLKNEPAMRQLMSQGASRVDDKGGFRFDPESVRVQRLQAGFMWSGGRLSLRDGIMSGPEMGLSFDGYIDMSRETVDIGGSYVPVYGLNNLVSNIPVFGQILTGGAHEGIFALNYRVTGALGSPTVRVNPLSALTPGLFRKIMGVMDNTASPPEPGR, encoded by the coding sequence CGGGATCGGAATCGGGATATTGCTGATTCTGAGCATGGCGGCAGGCGTTTTCCTGACCGCCCTTTCGCGCGGACCCATCGGATTCGACTGGCTGGCGCCGACAATCGTGCGTTCGCTGGACGAGCTTTACGCCGGCCGCTACGCCTTCGGGCTGAAGGGCGTCGCCGTAGCCAACACGGATCACGGTCCGACGCTGACCATCCAGGGGCTCACGGTCAAATGCCAGGACCGCCTCATCGTGGCCGCGCCCCGCGCCGAAATATCGGTCGATCTCTCCTCGCTGCTGTCCGGCCGGATCAAGCCGCACCGACTGGAGATGCTCGACCTCGAATTGCGCCTGTCCGTCCTGCCGGATGGCCGGGTGACCATCTCCGCCGGCGCGCCGCCTCAGGAATTGCCGGCGCATGCCCCCCAGGTCCCGGCGCCCGGCGACGATGCTGCGAAGCCGGACCCGGATATTCCGGTCGAGGGCTCCAAACTGCTGGGCCGCGCCGGCGCCGCGCTCAGGATTCTCAGCGATCTCTCGACCAATCCCGACAGCGCGATAGGCGCGATCGACCGGGTGGGAATCTCGCACGGACGGCTCGTCATCGACGACCGCACGGTCGACCGGGTCATCAGCTACGACGATCTTGCGCTCAGCCTGGATAAAAGCCCCGGCGGCATGAAGTTCACCCTCGGGGCGAACGCCGGCGGCCGGCGCTGGTCGATTTCGGCCTCGGCGCATGGGCTGCCCGGCTCACGCCGCGATTTCGACGCGCAGGCCCAGAGTTTCACCCTCGACGACATCGCGCTGCTCGGGGGCTTGCGCAAGCTGCCCTTCGATACGGATTCGCGCTTCTCCGCGAAGCTGCATTACGTTCTCGGCGCCGGAGGCCGGGTGTTGGAGGCCGGCGGCGCCTTGCGCCTCGGCAAGGGATTCTTTCGGCTGGAGGAGCCCGATTTCGAGCCTGTCATGATAACCGAGCTCTCGGGCGCCGCGCATTGGGACGCGGCGAACCGCCAGTTCGTCGTTTCTCCCGTGATCGTAAAGACGGCGGTTCTGGATCTCGCCATCGAGGGCGCGGTGGCTCCGCCGCCTCCGGACATCGGGGCAGGGCAGGAAAATCCGGCTTCCGATCTCTGGAAGGCCTCGTTTCGCCTCGCCAAGCCGACCGTGCTGGCGCCCGAGCGGCCAGGACAGCAGCCGCTTCATATAGACCGGTCCGAGATGAGGCTGCAGCTTTCGCTCGCCCGGCAGAAGTTCGAGCTCACCCGCTTCGAACTCGGCTCTCCGGAGGCCAACGTGACCGGCTCGGCGGTGATCGATTGGGTCTCCAGCCCGCATGTCGCTTATGGGATCAATCTGGAGAACACCCAGATCGGCGCCTTGACCCGGCTCGCGCCGACCCACGCCGCCGCGCCGGTCAGATATTGGCTCACCGAACATGCGCCGGCCGGAATCATCAGGCGAGGGGAGTTCAAGGCGGATTTCACCCAGTCCGACATGGTGGCGATGCGCTACGAAAATCCGCCGACCGACGCGGCGATTCACGGCGAAGCCGAAGTCGTGAACGTCTCCCTCGTCGATCTCATTCCCGGATTGCCGCCGGTCACAGTCCTTGCGGCGCATCTGCACCAGACCGGAAGGACATTCAGCCTGGACGGGGCGAGCGGCTATCTGGACACGCATCACGAGCATCGCATCAATCTGAGCGAAGGGCGCCTGGCGATCGCGGACAACTCCGTGAAGCCGTCTCCGTCGACGCTCGACCTTCGTCTTGCGGGCGGCGTCGAGGCCGCGGCCGAAATCGTGTCCATTCCGAGTCTTGCGCCTCTGGTGCGTCTTCCCCTCGAGCCGTCGCAGCTCAAGGGACAGATCGAGGGCCGCCTGCACGCCGATCTCGAAATCGGCGACAATGCGCGGGCCGACCGCACGGTCGTGGCGGTGGAAGCCAATGCGTTCAATCTATCGATCGAGCGCTTTTTCGGCGCGGAACGGCTCGAGGGCGCGGCGCTCAACATCGTCGACGATCCGGCTTCGGGTCTGAAGGTCACGGGCGGCGGGCGGCTGTATGGGGGGTCGGCCACCATAGACCTGAAGCGCGCGCCGGGAGAAGGAGCGCCGACCCAGGCGCAGCTTTCCCTCGTCCTGGACGACGCTGCGCGCGCCAAGGCGGGCTTCGCGCTTCCGGGGGTCTCGGGCCCGGTGGTGGCGCTGGTGAAGACGAACCTGCCTTTCAACGAGGCCGAAACCCCCGTTGAACTCGACCTTTCGCGCGCGTCCCTGGACAATATCCTGCCCGGCGTCGCCAAACCGGCGGGCAAACCGGCGAAGGCGCAATTCACCTTCTCGAAACGGCCGGAAGGCGTGACGCTCGAGCGCTTTACATTCGAAACCGGCCCCACCCAGATCGCCGGCGTGGTCGATCTTTCCAAGGAAGGGGCGTTTCGCTCGGCGAAGTTCTCGCAGTTCCGCCTTTCGCCCGGGGACGAGGCGCGGGTCGAAGTCCAGCGCGCTGGGGAAGGTCTGAAGCTCTCCGTGCGTGGAACCAATCTCGATGCGCGTGCCGTGCTGCGCGGCCTCACCTCGACAGTCAGCGAGAAGCCGTCGCAGGGCGGCGGCAAGGCGGCGGCCATTTCCTTCGACGATCTCGATCTCGACCTGAAGTCGCCGATCGTCTCCGGATTCGGCAAGCAGATACTGTCGAACGTCGACCTCAAATGGGAGCGCAAGGGGGGACGCGTCCGGCAATTTGCGCTCTCGGGCAATTTCGGGCGCGAGCCACTTTCGGTCGCGTTGAGCCGGGGCGACGCGGCGACGCCCCAGATCGAGATATCCACCGCCGACGGCGGCGCGCTCCTGTCTTTCCTGGATCTCTACGGGCGCATGGACTCGGGGATGCTGGGCGCCAGAATTCAGCTGGGCCAGGGCCGTTCCGACGGCGTAGTGACCATTCGCGACTTCTACCTCAAGAACGAGCCGGCCATGCGCCAGCTGATGTCTCAGGGCGCGTCGAGAGTCGACGACAAGGGCGGCTTCAGATTCGACCCGGAATCGGTCCGAGTCCAGCGCCTCCAGGCCGGTTTCATGTGGTCCGGAGGCAGGTTGTCGCTGCGCGACGGCATCATGTCGGGTCCCGAAATGGGATTGTCTTTCGACGGCTATATCGACATGTCGCGGGAGACCGTGGACATCGGCGGCTCCTATGTGCCGGTCTACGGGCTGAACAATCTGGTCTCCAATATACCGGTGTTCGGGCAGATACTCACCGGGGGAGCGCATGAGGGAATATTTGCGCTCAATTATCGCGTCACCGGCGCGCTGGGTTCTCCGACCGTGAGGGTCAATCCGCTTTCGGCCCTGACCCCGGGGCTGTTTCGCAAGATCATGGGCGTGATGGACAACACCGCGAGTCCGCCGGAGCCCGGCCGCTGA
- the metG gene encoding methionine--tRNA ligase, with protein MTQRPTYMISTAIPYANGAPHIGHAYERIATDAFARWKRLEGFDVLFVTGMDEHGQKMQRTAEREGLTPQGLADRTAAQFERMGEVLNARADDIVRTTQERHKQAALEIWRRMEANGDIYLAKYAGWYSVRDEAYYDEGELTERDGKKYAPTGTPVEWVEEESWFFRLSAYGEKLLAHYESHPDFITPEHYKNEIVAFVKRGLADLSISRTTFDWGIPIPASPQTSSSHVMYVWVDALTNYITATGWLTGQGDRVRFWPADAHVIGKDITRFHAIFWPAFLLSASAPLPEKIVVHGFLFSRGEKMSKSVGNVVDPIELAERYGVDQLRYFFLREIPFGQDGNYSHEAIVNRINADLANDLGNLAQRSLSMIAKNCGGAVPRLHETLEEDARILNESGGVVELARRAMDAYRPDHALAEIFRVVAEANRYFASQEPWAKKKSDPARMETILYVTAETLRRLAIPLQAFIPAGAGALLDLLAVPLEAREFIHASADHALVSGAPLPAPAPIFPRFVEEESASNP; from the coding sequence ATGACGCAGCGCCCGACCTATATGATCTCGACCGCCATTCCTTATGCGAACGGCGCGCCCCACATCGGCCATGCCTATGAGCGCATCGCCACCGACGCTTTCGCAAGGTGGAAGCGCCTGGAGGGCTTCGATGTCCTGTTCGTCACCGGCATGGACGAGCACGGCCAGAAGATGCAGCGCACGGCCGAACGCGAAGGGCTGACGCCGCAAGGGCTCGCCGACCGCACCGCGGCGCAGTTCGAACGGATGGGCGAGGTTCTGAACGCCCGCGCCGACGACATCGTGCGCACGACCCAGGAGCGCCACAAGCAGGCGGCGCTGGAAATATGGCGTCGCATGGAGGCGAACGGCGACATCTATCTCGCGAAATATGCGGGATGGTATTCGGTGCGCGACGAAGCCTATTACGACGAAGGCGAATTGACCGAGCGGGACGGCAAGAAATACGCCCCCACCGGCACGCCGGTCGAATGGGTCGAGGAGGAGAGCTGGTTCTTCCGGCTCTCGGCCTATGGCGAAAAGCTGCTCGCTCATTACGAGTCGCATCCCGATTTCATCACGCCCGAGCATTACAAGAATGAAATCGTCGCCTTCGTAAAGCGCGGCCTCGCCGATCTTTCCATCTCGCGCACGACCTTCGACTGGGGCATTCCGATACCGGCCAGCCCCCAGACCAGCTCCAGCCATGTGATGTATGTCTGGGTCGACGCCCTGACCAATTACATCACCGCGACCGGCTGGCTCACCGGGCAGGGCGACCGAGTCCGTTTCTGGCCCGCCGACGCCCATGTCATCGGCAAGGACATCACCCGTTTCCACGCCATTTTCTGGCCGGCTTTCCTGCTCTCCGCGAGCGCGCCTCTGCCCGAGAAAATCGTCGTACACGGCTTCCTGTTCAGCCGCGGCGAGAAAATGTCGAAGTCGGTCGGCAATGTGGTCGATCCCATCGAGCTCGCCGAGCGCTATGGCGTCGATCAACTGCGCTATTTCTTCCTGCGCGAAATTCCCTTCGGACAGGACGGCAATTATTCGCATGAGGCGATCGTCAACCGCATCAACGCCGACCTCGCCAACGACCTCGGCAATCTCGCCCAGCGCTCGCTCTCCATGATCGCCAAGAACTGCGGCGGCGCGGTTCCGCGCCTTCACGAGACGCTGGAAGAAGACGCCAGGATCCTCAATGAATCCGGCGGCGTCGTTGAACTCGCGCGCCGCGCCATGGACGCCTACCGGCCCGACCATGCGCTGGCCGAGATTTTCCGGGTCGTCGCCGAGGCCAATCGCTATTTCGCGAGTCAGGAGCCCTGGGCGAAAAAGAAGTCCGATCCGGCGCGCATGGAGACGATCCTCTACGTCACCGCCGAGACGCTGCGGCGGCTGGCGATCCCGCTGCAGGCCTTCATCCCTGCGGGGGCAGGGGCTCTGCTCGATCTCCTCGCCGTGCCGCTCGAGGCGCGCGAATTCATCCACGCCAGCGCCGACCATGCGTTGGTTTCGGGCGCGCCGCTGCCGGCCCCGGCTCCGATATTCCCGCGATTTGTGGAGGAGGAAAGCGCCTCAAACCCGTGA